The following nucleotide sequence is from Eremothecium cymbalariae DBVPG#7215 chromosome 6, complete sequence.
TTATTATCACCCATGCTATCAAGTAGTTTATTATTGGTTAATCTAGCCTTTGCAGCCTCTAGTATCTCTTTGTCATTTGTCTGAACTATGTGGTTGATTATATCAGTGTCGCTGAATGGATACATGCATTCCTCGTTAGGGCAAATAACAATACTGAAGTTTTGCTGAATTAAACATTTCCGTAACTTGCCACTACAATGTGGACACTCAGTTACTGAAGTAGACATCACAATCAAGTcagaaacaaatataaatatatcgATTATCGTCTCTGTTAATGGTTCAGCTCATCGCTGGCAGAAGcgttgttgaaaaaatggaaaaatCAATCTAGT
It contains:
- a CDS encoding uncharacterized protein (similar to Ashbya gossypii AFR032W) → MSTSVTECPHCSGKLRKCLIQQNFSIVICPNEECMYPFSDTDIINHIVQTNDKEILEAAKARLTNNKLLDSMGDNNTIVE